TTCATCAACAATGATGAGGTCATATTTATTTTTTGATAGTTCTGACGGTCCAATAACCATCTTACTGGATAAACCATTAATATTTTTAAATACGTTAGAAATGGTTTTTCTAAAAGAAGCCATTGGGATTACCAATGCCATATTCAAATCAGAAAACTTCTCTTTAACTTTTTGTAATAAAGAAAAAAGCTCCTCATCTTCTTCATCAAAATCTGCGTAATTAAAGTCTTCTAAATTAGTTTTAAGAAGTTTGAATAAAAAAATAGCTAAAATAGATTTACCAGTCCCTGCTCCTCCATGAATGAGACTTACTTTAGCCCTTTCATCCAACAGACAGCTAAAGATTGTTTTCAAACTTTTAACTTGTTCTTTAGAAAGCGATTTATAAGGTGAGTATTTGAAAAGGTCAGAATTATTAATATGGTCTAATGAATGTCGAGCAATACCTAATTGTCTAAGTTCATCCCAAATATCTTTAAATAGCTCCCAATATACTTTCTTTTCATGATATTGATGATTCGAAATTCCCAGATTACCATTTTGCAATGTATATTGTCCATCCGCTGAGATATATTTAATCAAGTTAGCTTCAAGGTCTAATGTAGCTGACTTATGAAAAAGTTCACTTAAAATAAGATTTACAGATGATAGCTTTTTCTTTTCTTCCGATTTAAGATGCGTGTTTAGTCGGGTTATTATATCAGTAGTTTCTCCGACATATGCAGACTTATCCTGACTATTTTTAAGCAGGTACACTATTGGCCAGGATGTATAATCTTTATGATTAAAATTAATATAAGTTTCAGCGAGATAATCGAAGCCGTATTCTTCAGTAATTGTAAAATTTTTCATTTATCAAAATCTACAATTCATCATATTTATCCGACTTCCCTTTTGCTTTGTCCACAGGATATTTCTCACCGTTTTTATGTAGTTTTTTTAAAATGATATTGTTGATATCTATTTTATTCTTATCTGCAAGAAGAATCCCATACATAAATACATCAGCAAGCTCCTCTTCTAACTTGTCTCTATTAAAATCTTCATTTTGTTTCCATAAAAAAACTTCTAAAAGCTCAGACGCTTCAATGGATAGTGCTAATGCCAAATCCTTTGAATTATGGAACTGTTGCCAATCTCGTTCATCACGAAATTTTAAAAGCTGTTCTACAGTGCTTTTGTCTATCATAAAAAAAGTTTAATAAAGTAACAATTCAAATTAAATTTAAAAATAATAAATCTAGGAAATAAATATCTTAAAAATATGAGTTTTTCAGGAACTTTTTCTAAAAGTTCATTATAAATTCTCACCTCATCCCCAAAATCCTCCCATTATCAACCGTCCTCCCCATCGTAAGCTATTTTCAAGAAAATTCATTTCATTTATCAACAATGTTTCACTCCCCATCCGTTCACTCCAGGGTATTCCCAACAAATGTACTCAACAAAACAGGAACAGCAATCCGTAGAAAAACTGATTTTTTCAGAAAGAAAACAACCTCTTTAGCCGAAAAACGATAAAAAAAGCAAAAATAATTCACATTAGAGCTGGAATTCTCAATATTTATAAACAATTATATATCAATATATTAACCAATACAAGACTCCTCTCAAAGCTACCACATTCGACCGGTAATTCACGATCCGGCAATACAATTCCTCCTATTTCTTACCCACGTGATTTAAAAACCATTTTTTTTGTAAATTTCAAAAATAATTTATTATTATTTACAAATAACTAATACCATGACAACTGAAAGTATTTACCAATCCATTAAAAAATGGAAAACTTTAATTGACGCTTACAAGAGCGGAATTGACGGAAGCGAGGCGGAAATCCTGGGCTATCTCAATCAAGGCACGCACTTTTCTGTTTCCGGAAAGGAGATCGACCAATGGAAAATTAATCTTGGGAATTCAGAAGACCCAAAGATCCATGCGTACCTGGGTATTGATGAGGACCGGCTTAAGTTCTTCCTGATCGATTCCGAAAGCGATAAGACCGCAGATTTCAATGATATTGTCATCAGGGAATTCACCCGCGATTCCCCTAATGTCACCGTACAAAACACCACCAACCTGGAAATTGATCCGCCGATCACTTCGGAATCAGCGATCAACCGTAATTTCAGATGGAATATGTATTGTACGACCTGGCTGAAGGCCCAGAAAGTTCAGGACTTCGTCCAGATAGTAGCAATTCCGTTTGCAGATTTTGACCGCCTGGGACTGGATGGTGATCAATCCGGCACCTGTTTCTTCGGACTTACGGATGATCCTGAGAATGCCTCTGTCTTCGCTTATCATGTGGAGATCATTACCGTAAAAGACCTTACGATCAGCGAAATGAGTAAAACCGCAGAGAACTACTCCACTCCGCGACCTCCGTTTACTGCTGCTGATCCTGTTGACAATTACCAACTTTTGAAAAAAAGCGGTGCTTTCTTATAATGACCTATCCCTCTGTTTACAGGTACTGATCAACCTCACCCTATTCACCGGGCTGATCCTATTGGTAAGAAGGGGGATAACCTCCAAGGAAGCGATCCTGCTATTCCTGCTGGGTGAACTGGCCCTGGAACTGACGGACCTCGTGGACCGCCTGCTGAAATTAAACACACTGAACACCTACAACTATGCATTGAGCCAGTCTTTTGGCCTTATAATGCTCACCGAGATCTACAGCAAATACTGTATTAAGCTTACCCAAACGCTCAGGTGGATGATCTACCTCTATGCTGCGGTATTCCTGGTCATCAATATCGTGAATGTCCGGGATCATACACCAGCTACCTTTTATTCCAACATCATCAGCAGTATTATCATCTGTAGTTTTGCGGCAGCTTATTTTGTGAAGGTATTGAAAAGAGGAAGCGTAGAAAAAAGCGTGTTGATCTTCAACATCTCTGTTTTTCTTTTTTTTTCTGTTGAATGCCTGATCTCCACTACTTTTGATTTCCTGATCAGCAATCACCTGGAATGGGTGGCTCCGATCTGGCTTTTCAGAGGGATCCTGTTATGGTGTTTTTATCTTGCTCTTATTAATCTGGGATGTTGCAGTGGGAAAATCCGGGCCTGGTAGTTGAATGGATATGGATTGGCATTGGTTTATTCCTTTTAACAACAATACTGATCACCGTATTGGTGGTGAACTACCTGAAAAGCATCAAGAAAAGCAGGCAGAAAGTAATGCAGCTCGTCCGAAACACCCAGACGGAATGCTGGGAAAATACCCTACACATCCAGGAAAAGGACCGGGAACGGCTTGCGGAAGAACTTCATGATAACATAATCTCCAACCTGAACCTGATCCGCCTGAACATCAATCATAAAAACAGGGACGAACTGAACCTGGATCTGAAACAATCGATGCAGCTGATCCGGGAATTATCCCACAACCTGACGCCTCCGGATCTGGGGGAGATTACGTTAACGGATCTGATCGCTGATTACCTGGACCAGATCAGTAAAACCATAGAGATCGATTACCGTCACAGGGTTACCGATGCATCGATCAGCAGTCCGGTAAAATTAAATATGTTCAGGATCGTCCAGGAGCTGGTCACCAATACTTTAAAACATGCCAATGCCACCAGGATTGATGTATCATTAAGGATATCACTGGAATACCTGATGCTGACCATTGAAGATAACGGAAACGGATTCCGCCAGGAAAACAATTACAACGGGATCGGCCTCAGAAATATTCAGTCCAGGGCACAAAAAATCAGCGCAGCGTATAAGCTGAAGTCGAAACCGGAGAAAGGGACAAAGTTTATAGCGTGTGTGGTAATAGAGTGATGGGGAGTTGAGGGTGTGAGTTTTGAGGGTTTGAGAGTTTGGGGGTTTGAGGGTTTTGGAGATGGCGGGTGAGAGAGTGAGGAAAAGTGGAAAATTGAAAGTGGGAAATTGTGAAAAGGCAGAATTGCTGAGGGGTTGAAAGACTAAACTGCGGAAACGTGAAATCGTAAAATAGTAAAATGGCTGAAAAGCAAAGGGGCGAAATGACTGAAAGAGGAAAAAAGAAATCCGCCTATTTGCCCATTTGCCTAAATAAAAATTAAAAAATGAAAAACTTAAAAATTAAAATTGGTATCGTAGATGATGACCTGTTGTTTGTACAACTTTTAAAAAACTACATCGATCAGGATGATCGTTACGAAGTGGTAATGACCTCAACAAGTGGTCATCATTTTCTGAATGAAACGAACATTGATCTGCCGGACGTCCTTTTGCTGGACCTCAGAATGGCTAACGGGGACGGTATTGAAGTTATGTCCGCCCTGCCACAAAAGGAAGCGGAGGTAAAAATCATTGTCCTCTCCAGCTTTTACCGCCGGTCATTTATGGGACAAATGCTGAAAATGGGAGCCCATGCTTTTTTATCCAAGGAAATTGAGCTTGATGAGCTTTTAAAGGTGATCGATGCAGTGCATCATCATGGCCATTATTTTTCCGATGAACAGGTGGATGTGATGCGCGGACAGCTGTCCAATAAACTTCCGGAGTTTCATGCCTACTCTAAAGACGATCTTACGGAAAGGGAAATTGATGTGTTGCGATTGGTTTGCCAGCAGCTCAGCACCAAAGAAATTGCAGATCATTTATTCATCTCTCCCAAAACAGTGGAGACCCACAAAACCAACCTGATGATCAAAACCAGTGTGAAAAATATGGCCGGGCTGGTGATCTATGCGGTACAGAATAATTTTGTGAATGCTCACGAGATCGTACTGCTGGATAAATAGCTGGAAAACGGTGGTTGAGAGTTGAGAGTTGATGAGTGATGATTGATACTGAAGAGAATACAAATTTGTGAGGGTTATTTTTACCGGTTATATAATTTGTATTCTTTTTCAGTATTATCTGTTTTGAAAGATCATTTTTGAAATTTGCCCTGAAATTATATTGCAGGAGCACTAATTATTGATTTCTTCAACCGTATGCTTTATACGGGGAAGGTTACGGTATTCTCTGTATGCTTCTATATTCGCTCTTCCCATATTCGGAAATACCCAGCTTCCAAAACCTTGATTTATGGTAGAAAAATTATTGTATCCACCTCCTTCAAGGATAACATATGTATTCCCGTCATTCTCATCTACAAATGCCAGATCCAAATACCCTTCACTGAAAACGTGTCCCGGCTCAGCATAATTTCTCATCGTCATGTTTTCATCATCATGAGTCATTCTCACCTGTCCGCCGAACATAGCCGTTGTGACTACGTTCTGACCTCTTCTTCCCATGAAGACCCCTCCTTCCCCTCTCATCGCACCTGGTACTGTTTGCCCTACA
The sequence above is drawn from the Chryseobacterium daecheongense genome and encodes:
- a CDS encoding nucleotide pyrophosphohydrolase — its product is MIDKSTVEQLLKFRDERDWQQFHNSKDLALALSIEASELLEVFLWKQNEDFNRDKLEEELADVFMYGILLADKNKIDINNIILKKLHKNGEKYPVDKAKGKSDKYDEL
- a CDS encoding ATP-binding protein, which codes for MLQWENPGLVVEWIWIGIGLFLLTTILITVLVVNYLKSIKKSRQKVMQLVRNTQTECWENTLHIQEKDRERLAEELHDNIISNLNLIRLNINHKNRDELNLDLKQSMQLIRELSHNLTPPDLGEITLTDLIADYLDQISKTIEIDYRHRVTDASISSPVKLNMFRIVQELVTNTLKHANATRIDVSLRISLEYLMLTIEDNGNGFRQENNYNGIGLRNIQSRAQKISAAYKLKSKPEKGTKFIACVVIE
- a CDS encoding response regulator transcription factor, with product MKNLKIKIGIVDDDLLFVQLLKNYIDQDDRYEVVMTSTSGHHFLNETNIDLPDVLLLDLRMANGDGIEVMSALPQKEAEVKIIVLSSFYRRSFMGQMLKMGAHAFLSKEIELDELLKVIDAVHHHGHYFSDEQVDVMRGQLSNKLPEFHAYSKDDLTEREIDVLRLVCQQLSTKEIADHLFISPKTVETHKTNLMIKTSVKNMAGLVIYAVQNNFVNAHEIVLLDK